From a single Cyclobacterium marinum DSM 745 genomic region:
- a CDS encoding riboflavin synthase, producing MFTGIIEALGKVKGITEEGSNIHFDIESPLASTLKIDQSLSHNGVCLTVVAVNTNEYRVTAIDETLQKTNLGKLEVGDLVNLERCMPSNGRFDGHIVQGHVDQVAELLSVDSVDGSWVYTFSYKTDEGNITVEKGSICVNGTSLTCFNSQEGLFSVAIIPYTYENTNFHLLEPGDSVNLEFDIIGKYIQRVLKGY from the coding sequence ATGTTTACAGGAATAATAGAAGCTTTAGGCAAGGTAAAAGGTATAACTGAAGAAGGTAGTAATATACATTTTGACATCGAAAGCCCTCTCGCCTCAACCTTAAAAATAGACCAATCCCTTAGCCATAATGGGGTTTGTTTAACGGTGGTAGCGGTCAATACCAATGAGTATAGGGTCACAGCCATTGATGAAACCTTACAGAAAACCAACCTTGGCAAATTAGAGGTAGGGGATTTAGTGAATCTGGAAAGATGTATGCCTTCAAACGGTAGGTTTGATGGGCATATTGTACAGGGGCATGTCGATCAGGTAGCAGAGCTATTATCTGTAGACTCGGTGGATGGAAGCTGGGTGTACACTTTTTCTTATAAAACTGATGAAGGGAATATAACAGTAGAAAAAGGGTCAATCTGTGTCAATGGCACCAGCCTTACCTGCTTTAACTCTCAAGAGGGGTTATTTAGCGTTGCGATTATTCCCTATACCTATGAAAATACCAATTTTCACTTGTTGGAGCCCGGAGATTCAGTCAATTTAGAGTTTGATATTATTGGAAAATACATCCAAAGGGTGCTTAAAGGGTATTGA
- a CDS encoding Dps family protein, with product MSTKSEKRVFKKLGYNKNESEKIVASLNQLLANYHVHYQKLRNFHWNVTGGDFFDLHEKFEELYTESFANIDLIAERIRVFGMTPYSLMKDYLKYADIKEVSTDLSSKEMVNEVLKDFQILVDNMNDCAVKVADLGDSATEDMLIAFIKSVELHHWMLTSFIKD from the coding sequence ATGAGCACCAAATCAGAAAAAAGAGTATTTAAAAAACTCGGATACAATAAGAACGAATCAGAAAAAATAGTAGCTTCCTTGAACCAGTTATTGGCCAATTATCACGTCCACTATCAAAAATTAAGGAATTTTCACTGGAATGTAACCGGAGGTGATTTCTTTGATCTACATGAGAAATTTGAAGAGTTATACACAGAGTCTTTTGCAAACATTGATTTGATAGCAGAGAGAATCAGGGTTTTTGGAATGACCCCTTATAGCTTGATGAAAGATTACTTAAAGTATGCTGACATCAAAGAAGTAAGCACTGACCTTAGTTCCAAAGAAATGGTAAATGAAGTTCTTAAAGACTTTCAAATACTAGTAGACAACATGAATGATTGTGCTGTAAAAGTGGCAGACTTGGGTGATAGTGCTACAGAAGATATGCTGATAGCCTTTATAAAGAGTGTAGAATTGCACCATTGGATGCTGACTTCTTTTATCAAGGACTAA
- a CDS encoding leucine-rich repeat domain-containing protein, which yields MTGIKVNAFILILFFCNAPLILAQDLGGYTKQEIKEFSQQAEDQVRFLQYFLNTVGSGETSARDKDVIIRESYRKIFRDENVQIEDDLLLDRQVITNKSIVSYLKDIEFFFKDAAFEFKIKEVKPKLNDNDELFFEISLDRTLTGLGLENENIENTKPRYVEINLDRDSNELKIASIYTTKLSRDEELLEWWSTLSLEWETLLREKFDITEDSVQLDMLYKISALDTLDLSGNKLLVDIAPIHVFRDLKYVDISRTQIKELSPISNITFLSYLDISNTPTDDIQFIKYSDKLTYLNISGTKVTNIDELTSLKNLKTFKAAKTPLMGFGVLDNFKNIETLDLEESGFNNIENLKNLSQLKVLNIKGNYLINFGFLSELKKLEEINLEETNILDLSPLASLPSLWWVNINGTEVSQLDPINGSGSIKRIYADRTSISENAAEIFIRANRGILLIHNVENLQTWWQTLPDGWNQVLVEKLPALGQKKPTIETLSSLVNMDSLNLSNSKIKNLRPALKFKSITFLSLENTMIEDLSPLAEMKNLLHINGDYSAVNNLNALQELTGLKRLSFVGTSVESVEPLKSLPSLEYINLDNTKVPEWDVQELASLLPQTNVIFRSEALESWWSGLNQDWKQLISDNYSLKDNPDTWALHKATASSKMEILGANVINLEPLLVFFNLKELIIKNVPLQDPSAISRLEMLQELQITESPFRDLNVVAPLVNLETLNVSNTAVSELEPLNALERLKHLNLSGTNISNLKGLEMLYDLRTLDIASTGVRSLKPITHLINLESLVCFNTRLSNRNVEKFKAELPNCDVRYY from the coding sequence ATGACAGGGATTAAAGTAAATGCATTTATCCTGATTTTATTTTTTTGTAATGCCCCATTGATCCTAGCTCAGGATCTTGGTGGATATACCAAACAGGAAATTAAAGAATTTAGCCAGCAGGCCGAAGATCAGGTTCGTTTCTTACAGTATTTTCTAAACACGGTAGGCAGCGGAGAAACCTCAGCCAGAGATAAAGATGTTATTATAAGAGAAAGTTATAGGAAAATTTTTAGGGATGAAAATGTTCAGATTGAGGATGATCTTCTCCTTGATCGACAGGTAATTACCAATAAAAGCATAGTTTCTTACCTGAAAGACATTGAATTCTTTTTTAAAGACGCTGCCTTTGAGTTTAAAATTAAAGAGGTAAAACCAAAATTGAATGACAACGATGAGTTGTTTTTTGAAATATCTTTGGACAGAACCTTGACAGGCCTAGGGCTCGAGAATGAAAACATTGAAAATACAAAACCTCGGTATGTAGAAATTAATCTGGACCGGGATTCTAATGAGCTGAAAATAGCAAGTATTTACACTACCAAGCTGAGTAGAGACGAAGAGCTTTTGGAGTGGTGGAGCACCCTTTCTTTAGAGTGGGAGACCTTGCTTAGGGAAAAATTTGATATCACTGAGGATTCTGTACAGCTTGATATGTTGTATAAAATTTCTGCTTTAGATACTTTAGACCTTTCAGGCAATAAGCTTTTGGTAGATATTGCACCTATTCATGTGTTTAGAGACTTAAAGTACGTGGACATTAGCCGAACTCAGATCAAAGAACTGAGTCCTATTAGTAACATTACTTTCCTCTCTTACCTAGACATCTCCAATACCCCCACAGATGATATTCAATTCATAAAGTATTCTGACAAACTAACCTACTTAAATATTTCCGGGACCAAGGTGACCAATATTGATGAATTGACGAGCCTTAAAAATCTCAAAACATTTAAAGCAGCCAAGACACCCTTAATGGGATTTGGTGTTTTGGATAATTTCAAAAATATTGAAACCCTAGATCTGGAGGAAAGCGGTTTCAATAATATTGAAAACCTTAAAAATTTATCACAACTTAAGGTGCTAAACATTAAAGGTAACTATCTGATAAACTTTGGATTTTTGTCGGAACTAAAAAAATTAGAGGAAATAAATCTGGAAGAAACAAACATTTTGGATTTGTCTCCTTTAGCTTCTCTTCCATCCCTCTGGTGGGTCAATATCAATGGTACTGAAGTAAGTCAACTGGATCCTATCAATGGTTCAGGGTCAATTAAAAGAATTTATGCAGATAGGACGAGTATCTCAGAGAATGCTGCAGAGATCTTTATAAGGGCTAATAGAGGTATTTTACTGATCCATAACGTGGAAAACCTCCAAACTTGGTGGCAAACCCTTCCTGATGGATGGAATCAGGTGCTGGTAGAAAAATTACCTGCCCTAGGGCAGAAAAAACCTACCATTGAAACCCTTTCCTCTTTGGTAAACATGGATTCCTTGAATTTAAGTAATAGCAAGATTAAAAACCTAAGACCTGCCCTTAAGTTTAAAAGCATTACATTCTTGTCTCTAGAAAACACCATGATAGAAGATCTTTCTCCTTTAGCAGAAATGAAAAATCTTTTGCACATAAATGGAGATTATAGTGCTGTAAATAATCTCAACGCCCTTCAGGAACTTACAGGGCTTAAACGCCTTTCATTTGTGGGAACAAGTGTTGAGTCAGTTGAACCGCTTAAAAGCCTTCCTTCACTTGAATACATAAATTTGGATAATACCAAAGTACCGGAATGGGATGTACAAGAATTGGCGAGTTTGTTGCCCCAGACCAATGTGATTTTTAGATCTGAAGCCTTAGAATCTTGGTGGAGCGGCCTTAATCAGGATTGGAAGCAATTGATTTCCGACAATTATAGCTTAAAAGATAATCCCGACACTTGGGCATTGCATAAAGCTACAGCCAGTTCAAAAATGGAAATACTTGGGGCCAATGTTATTAATTTAGAACCCCTTCTTGTTTTCTTTAACTTGAAGGAACTAATCATTAAGAACGTTCCTCTTCAAGATCCTTCTGCGATCTCTAGGTTAGAAATGCTCCAAGAACTTCAAATTACGGAGTCCCCTTTTAGAGATTTAAATGTGGTGGCGCCTTTGGTTAACCTGGAAACCCTCAATGTGTCCAATACAGCAGTAAGTGAATTGGAACCCCTCAATGCTCTTGAAAGATTAAAGCACTTGAATTTGTCCGGAACAAATATTTCAAACCTTAAAGGCTTGGAAATGCTTTATGATTTGCGGACTTTAGATATTGCCAGTACAGGAGTGAGAAGCCTGAAGCCAATTACCCACCTGATAAATTTAGAAAGTTTGGTTTGCTTTAATACTAGATTGAGCAATCGTAATGTAGAAAAGTTTAAAGCTGAATTACCAAACTGTGATGTGAGGTATTACTAA
- the hemF gene encoding oxygen-dependent coproporphyrinogen oxidase: protein MEKINKEIIAERFQKIQQHICEALEKEDGIGKFKTDLWERLQGGGGATKVLANGKIIAKGGVAFSAVHGPTPEKILKKLSLEEADFFATGVSIVIHPINPMVPIIHMNIRYFEMSNGTYWFGGGIDLTPHFVDVEDASYFHKQLKAHCDAYDDSYYEKFKQWADDYFYIPHRKETRGIGGIFFDRLSANEKMPFPKLISFVEGLGYLFPKIYCHFMANNHKLPYGDQELKWQALRRGRYVEFNLVWDAGTKFGLDTNGRTESILMSMPPEANWVYNQTPEEGSEALKTLELLKKGINWIKD from the coding sequence ATGGAAAAAATAAACAAAGAAATCATCGCAGAAAGATTTCAAAAAATACAACAACATATTTGCGAAGCTTTAGAAAAAGAAGATGGTATAGGGAAATTTAAAACAGACCTATGGGAAAGGCTACAAGGTGGTGGTGGGGCTACCAAAGTATTAGCTAACGGAAAGATTATCGCTAAGGGAGGTGTGGCATTTTCTGCCGTTCATGGACCAACACCTGAAAAAATACTAAAAAAGCTTTCTCTGGAAGAGGCTGATTTTTTTGCTACCGGAGTTTCTATTGTTATCCATCCTATAAACCCCATGGTTCCGATCATTCACATGAATATCCGTTATTTTGAGATGAGCAATGGCACCTATTGGTTTGGAGGGGGAATTGATTTAACACCACACTTTGTAGACGTTGAAGATGCCAGTTATTTTCATAAGCAGCTTAAAGCACATTGTGATGCTTATGATGATTCATATTATGAAAAGTTTAAACAATGGGCAGATGATTATTTTTATATCCCTCACCGAAAGGAAACCAGGGGAATAGGAGGCATCTTCTTTGATAGGCTGAGCGCGAATGAAAAAATGCCTTTTCCTAAGTTGATTTCTTTTGTTGAAGGCCTAGGCTATTTATTCCCTAAAATCTATTGTCATTTTATGGCCAATAACCATAAGCTCCCTTATGGTGACCAAGAGCTCAAGTGGCAGGCATTGAGGAGAGGCAGGTATGTGGAGTTTAACTTGGTTTGGGATGCAGGGACCAAATTTGGATTGGATACCAATGGACGCACAGAAAGTATTTTGATGAGTATGCCCCCCGAAGCCAACTGGGTTTACAACCAAACTCCAGAAGAAGGAAGTGAGGCTTTAAAAACACTAGAACTTTTGAAAAAGGGAATCAATTGGATAAAGGATTAG
- a CDS encoding protein-L-isoaspartate(D-aspartate) O-methyltransferase, giving the protein MFKLEDSYLHKGKRRELIRTLRNKGIRNEAILEAFNNVPRHFFFDSALLSHAYEDKAFPIGEGQTISQPYTVAFQTELLSINPGDKVLEIGTGSGYQAGILYCLGANVHSIEYNKVLYERTKKFLPKIGVKIKHYHGDGSLGLPNQAPFDKIIVTAGAPVVPKTLLLQLKIGGILVIPVGDRKKQQMLKLTKQTNKQILKESFDNFSFVPLRGDEGWE; this is encoded by the coding sequence ATGTTTAAACTGGAAGATAGTTACTTACATAAAGGAAAAAGGAGAGAGTTAATTAGAACATTAAGAAACAAGGGCATTCGAAATGAAGCCATTCTGGAGGCGTTTAACAATGTCCCAAGACATTTTTTCTTTGACTCTGCCCTCTTGAGCCATGCCTATGAAGACAAAGCCTTCCCGATAGGAGAAGGTCAAACCATATCTCAGCCTTACACTGTTGCTTTTCAGACAGAGTTATTAAGCATAAACCCAGGTGATAAAGTATTGGAAATAGGTACAGGGTCGGGATATCAGGCAGGGATTTTGTACTGTTTAGGAGCAAATGTGCATTCCATTGAATACAATAAAGTATTGTATGAACGCACCAAGAAGTTTTTACCCAAGATTGGGGTTAAAATAAAACATTATCATGGGGATGGCAGCTTGGGTTTACCAAATCAGGCTCCTTTCGATAAAATCATTGTAACTGCAGGTGCTCCTGTGGTTCCTAAAACCCTGCTTTTGCAATTGAAAATAGGTGGGATCTTGGTAATTCCAGTAGGTGATCGCAAAAAGCAGCAAATGTTAAAATTAACAAAGCAAACCAATAAACAGATTCTAAAAGAATCTTTTGACAACTTTTCATTTGTTCCCTTAAGGGGAGATGAAGGTTGGGAATAA
- the tamL gene encoding translocation and assembly module lipoprotein TamL → MSVVVKKTKYINFLFLIHLLWSCSLTRGLHEDEFLLTDVSTQGIDKSDGEAIKNLIQQKPNTRIPLINISPGVMVYNLGNALYDSSKIANKLQEAQQSLQSSAEKIKQGNTSTKVEKRYNKLNNKINGLEKKLEYGNWFMRTGNAKVVLDSVKTAVSAQQIDIYLKNNGFFDARVKTKIDSNKQKAKLTYLITENSPYVIDSLFNTNADTTLNDVLKANQKHSLLKNKARYSQSNITKERQRIEDVLKANGYYAFSKSYIEYNVYKDTVEKHVVIEQIINKPDSGKDHEIYTLDSINFSIAPPSDLIADEKEQTFWNDIKFSMYQDNYSEKIISSRIFLQKGKLYNKNAVIETQRQLANLDMFRFVNISFDTLGNVINTNIYTRPNQKFQITNQLGASVTEQLPGPFFSHSLQNRNIFKGLEIFEFNFRAGLEGVASATTEGGVYRSRELSTSASIIFPQFLIPFNFGTLEKFGRYNPRTRTLLGYSFVNRPEYMREALNTILAYTWGTRNLKQQFTFNLLDANLIRSDLDSVFRVRLEELQDQGNNLINSFLPSYVSSISGQVIINFNQYGLFQKNEASMWRIFVESGGTTFNWIDPEKFGDNSLNYFQFLKFQSDFRKYIPLTNKSTFAYRLNLGLAKPYGISGGVLPYEKYFFAGGSTSIRAWQPRRLGPGSFTPDLDEEGTFDYRFEQPGEILFEAMFEYRRKLFGYFDGAIFVDAGNTWTFAVDPSREGTDFKVNRFYKEIAVGTGVGLRMDFEFLVLRLDMGIKAYDPARPENERFILDKLSLKNPLGEKGQQVFNIGIGYPF, encoded by the coding sequence ATGAGTGTTGTAGTGAAGAAGACCAAATATATAAATTTTCTTTTTTTGATCCATTTGTTGTGGAGCTGTTCCCTGACTAGAGGACTCCATGAGGACGAATTTTTGCTCACTGATGTTAGCACTCAAGGCATAGATAAAAGTGATGGAGAGGCCATTAAAAATCTAATTCAGCAAAAGCCTAACACCAGGATACCATTAATAAATATTTCTCCGGGGGTAATGGTTTACAATTTGGGCAATGCACTCTATGACAGCAGCAAAATCGCCAACAAACTTCAGGAAGCTCAGCAATCCTTGCAAAGTTCCGCTGAAAAAATAAAGCAGGGTAACACTTCAACTAAAGTAGAAAAAAGGTACAACAAGCTAAATAATAAAATAAATGGCTTGGAAAAAAAACTGGAGTACGGCAATTGGTTTATGCGAACGGGCAATGCTAAAGTCGTATTAGACAGTGTTAAAACAGCTGTCTCCGCACAACAAATCGATATTTACTTAAAAAATAATGGTTTTTTTGACGCCCGAGTGAAAACCAAAATTGACAGCAACAAACAAAAAGCTAAGCTTACTTATTTAATCACAGAAAATAGCCCATACGTAATAGATAGCCTTTTCAATACAAATGCTGACACCACATTAAATGATGTGCTAAAGGCTAATCAAAAGCATTCTCTCTTAAAAAACAAGGCAAGATATAGCCAATCGAATATTACTAAAGAAAGACAAAGAATAGAAGATGTCTTGAAAGCCAATGGTTACTATGCTTTTTCTAAGTCCTATATCGAATACAACGTTTACAAAGACACGGTAGAGAAGCATGTGGTAATCGAACAAATCATCAACAAACCAGACTCAGGAAAAGATCACGAGATCTACACACTAGACTCGATCAATTTTTCCATCGCACCGCCAAGTGATCTTATTGCAGATGAAAAAGAACAAACTTTCTGGAATGACATTAAGTTTTCTATGTACCAAGACAACTATTCGGAAAAAATAATCAGCTCTAGGATTTTTCTTCAAAAAGGTAAATTATACAATAAAAATGCAGTCATAGAAACCCAGCGACAATTGGCCAACCTTGATATGTTTCGGTTTGTAAACATATCTTTTGACACGCTAGGTAATGTTATCAACACCAATATTTATACCAGACCCAATCAAAAGTTTCAAATAACCAATCAACTTGGAGCCAGTGTTACCGAACAACTTCCAGGACCATTTTTTAGTCACTCTCTGCAAAACCGAAATATTTTCAAAGGTTTGGAAATATTCGAGTTTAATTTCAGAGCCGGCCTAGAGGGGGTTGCTTCTGCAACCACAGAGGGAGGAGTATACAGAAGCCGAGAACTTTCAACTTCTGCTTCTATAATTTTCCCCCAGTTTTTGATTCCCTTTAATTTTGGAACTCTTGAGAAATTTGGTAGGTATAACCCCAGAACCAGAACCTTATTGGGGTACAGTTTTGTAAACCGTCCTGAGTATATGAGGGAGGCTTTAAATACCATTTTAGCATACACCTGGGGAACCAGGAACTTAAAACAGCAGTTTACTTTCAACCTTTTGGATGCCAACCTTATTCGGTCTGATTTGGATTCGGTTTTCAGGGTACGTTTAGAAGAACTTCAAGATCAAGGCAATAATCTGATCAATTCCTTTCTCCCCTCCTATGTAAGTAGCATCTCGGGTCAGGTAATTATCAATTTTAATCAATATGGATTGTTTCAGAAAAATGAAGCTTCCATGTGGCGGATTTTTGTGGAGAGTGGTGGCACCACTTTCAACTGGATTGACCCTGAAAAATTTGGAGACAATAGTTTAAATTACTTTCAATTTTTAAAATTTCAGTCTGATTTCAGAAAATACATTCCCCTGACCAACAAAAGCACCTTTGCTTACCGGCTTAATTTAGGCTTGGCCAAGCCTTATGGTATCAGTGGTGGCGTTTTGCCCTATGAAAAGTATTTCTTCGCCGGGGGAAGTACAAGTATCAGGGCCTGGCAACCTCGAAGACTGGGCCCGGGTAGCTTTACCCCGGACTTAGATGAAGAAGGAACATTTGATTATCGATTTGAACAACCCGGTGAAATACTATTTGAGGCGATGTTTGAATACCGAAGAAAATTATTTGGTTATTTTGACGGAGCCATATTTGTGGATGCCGGAAATACCTGGACCTTTGCAGTAGACCCTTCACGAGAAGGAACTGATTTTAAAGTCAATCGTTTTTACAAAGAAATTGCCGTAGGAACCGGAGTGGGGTTAAGAATGGACTTTGAATTTTTGGTATTGCGACTGGATATGGGAATCAAAGCTTATGATCCTGCCAGGCCTGAAAATGAAAGATTTATTCTTGATAAACTGTCTCTCAAAAATCCTCTGGGTGAGAAAGGGCAACAAGTATTTAATATAGGAATAGGCTATCCTTTTTAA
- a CDS encoding DUF3817 domain-containing protein, with product MTNEERLAILHRFRIVSITEGISMLVLVFIAMPLKYIFDLPAMVTYVGWIHGLLFMLYILVMFPTSRKLRWHFRTALLGLIASVLPFGPFLFDRKLRKQEKIIEERT from the coding sequence ATGACAAATGAAGAGCGGTTAGCCATATTGCACCGGTTTAGAATCGTAAGTATCACAGAGGGTATTTCCATGTTGGTCTTGGTTTTTATTGCCATGCCTTTGAAATACATTTTTGATTTACCTGCCATGGTGACTTATGTTGGTTGGATTCATGGTTTACTTTTCATGCTTTATATTTTGGTGATGTTTCCAACATCCAGAAAATTACGATGGCATTTCAGAACCGCCCTACTAGGCTTGATAGCCTCAGTTCTACCTTTTGGACCATTTCTGTTCGATCGTAAATTAAGAAAGCAAGAAAAAATCATTGAAGAGAGGACTTAA
- a CDS encoding phosphatase PAP2 family protein — MIDSIAHWDEQLFLYLNQIHASWLDPVMLLITGKYIWIPFYIFLLFLLIREYKMESIWFIVGLVLVIVLADQFTSGFMKPFFERLRPCHDPRWQGIIMNYSGCGGKYGFASSHAANTFGMAAYLQKAGAKKLPSFSWLFLWATLVSYTRIYLGVHYPADVLVGALIGLLSGWLVYWLIIKLKVFWTAHKFNSRINTL, encoded by the coding sequence ATGATTGATAGCATCGCACACTGGGACGAACAGCTTTTTCTTTACTTGAATCAAATCCATGCTTCATGGCTAGACCCGGTAATGCTCCTTATTACCGGAAAATACATATGGATTCCTTTCTATATTTTCTTATTATTCCTTCTAATAAGAGAATACAAAATGGAAAGTATTTGGTTTATCGTCGGTCTGGTTTTGGTGATAGTATTGGCTGATCAATTTACATCTGGCTTTATGAAACCTTTTTTTGAGAGACTACGCCCTTGCCATGACCCTCGCTGGCAAGGCATAATTATGAATTATTCAGGTTGTGGTGGTAAGTACGGTTTTGCCTCATCTCATGCAGCCAATACTTTCGGGATGGCTGCCTATTTGCAAAAAGCAGGAGCTAAAAAACTCCCAAGTTTTAGCTGGTTATTTTTATGGGCTACCTTAGTATCCTACACCAGAATATATTTAGGCGTACACTATCCGGCTGATGTGCTGGTCGGAGCTCTGATTGGCCTTCTCTCTGGTTGGCTAGTTTATTGGCTAATTATAAAACTGAAAGTATTTTGGACAGCGCATAAATTTAATAGCCGAATCAATACCCTTTAA
- a CDS encoding acyl-CoA thioesterase produces the protein MKESFKHVKDSVVTMTEMVLPNDTNTLNNLMGGKLMHWMDVVAAIAAQRHSNSIVVTASVDNISFKNPIALGNVVTLNAQVTRAFNTSMEVYIEVFAEDIPANSKYASHKAFFTFVAVDSEGKPVKVPELKPVNGKEEELYKGALRRRQLRLILAKRMDPKDATELLALFDSEGIGQKE, from the coding sequence ATGAAAGAATCATTCAAGCATGTAAAAGATTCGGTGGTTACCATGACAGAAATGGTCCTTCCGAATGACACCAATACCCTAAACAACTTAATGGGAGGTAAATTGATGCATTGGATGGATGTGGTTGCAGCCATCGCCGCCCAACGACATTCCAACTCAATTGTCGTCACCGCATCGGTAGATAATATTTCATTCAAAAACCCTATCGCACTTGGAAACGTTGTCACTTTAAATGCTCAGGTTACTCGAGCATTTAATACCTCAATGGAGGTTTATATAGAAGTTTTTGCGGAGGACATACCGGCAAATAGCAAGTATGCCTCGCACAAAGCATTCTTCACCTTTGTGGCCGTTGACAGTGAGGGGAAGCCTGTAAAGGTACCCGAGCTAAAACCTGTTAATGGGAAAGAAGAAGAACTATATAAAGGGGCGTTAAGGAGAAGACAACTTCGGCTTATTCTAGCCAAAAGGATGGATCCAAAGGATGCCACAGAATTATTGGCTCTTTTTGATAGCGAGGGAATCGGTCAAAAGGAATAA
- a CDS encoding redoxin domain-containing protein: protein MNVLTKSMLSMGLTAMLLSACGGEKKEVFDGSVTISGELKQIPEGEVVLSVYEADKITVLDTLEVKGGSFSYDLDIDKPNFYDLDLYGEKTVRLALYQEDVQIKYDFGTEELAVEGSADSRLLFRIDQLTAEYQEEANALNSAFYEAMTEKDQEKVQKIREQAVEMGMYQAERVKGVIAEAEGSFAALAGIGMLDPGKDFNFMDSIVTSLGEQYPDMKLINTWKQELNEMRALSIGQPAPEISLPNPEGEIVNLSDLRGKYVMVDFWAGWCKPCRDENPNVVRLYEKYKDEGFEVFGVSLDRTREMWTNAIEEDGLTWTQVSDLKYFNSTAAATYQINAIPATYMIDPEGNIMAKDLRGKSLERKLAEIFD, encoded by the coding sequence ATGAACGTCTTAACTAAAAGTATGCTTTCAATGGGCTTAACAGCGATGCTGTTGTCCGCATGTGGGGGAGAAAAGAAAGAGGTATTCGATGGAAGTGTTACCATTTCCGGAGAATTAAAACAAATTCCTGAAGGAGAGGTTGTGTTGTCTGTCTACGAAGCAGACAAAATTACTGTTCTGGATACACTTGAAGTTAAAGGAGGTTCATTTAGTTACGACTTGGATATAGACAAACCAAATTTTTATGATTTGGACCTATATGGTGAAAAAACCGTACGTTTGGCTTTGTACCAAGAAGATGTTCAAATTAAATACGATTTTGGAACCGAGGAACTAGCAGTAGAAGGTTCTGCAGACAGTCGTTTATTATTCAGAATAGACCAGTTGACTGCTGAATACCAAGAAGAGGCCAATGCTTTAAATTCTGCATTTTATGAAGCAATGACAGAAAAAGATCAGGAAAAGGTGCAGAAAATACGCGAACAAGCCGTAGAAATGGGCATGTACCAAGCTGAACGTGTCAAAGGAGTGATAGCAGAAGCTGAGGGTAGTTTTGCGGCATTGGCAGGAATTGGAATGCTAGACCCAGGCAAGGATTTTAACTTTATGGATAGTATAGTAACCTCCTTAGGTGAGCAATATCCTGATATGAAATTAATCAATACTTGGAAACAGGAATTGAATGAAATGAGGGCACTTTCCATAGGGCAGCCGGCACCGGAAATATCGTTGCCAAATCCTGAGGGGGAGATTGTCAATCTTTCTGATTTACGGGGAAAATATGTGATGGTGGATTTTTGGGCAGGTTGGTGTAAACCTTGTCGTGATGAAAATCCAAATGTGGTTAGGCTGTATGAGAAATACAAAGACGAGGGGTTTGAGGTATTTGGAGTATCACTAGATAGAACAAGAGAAATGTGGACAAACGCCATAGAAGAAGATGGTTTAACTTGGACCCAAGTTTCCGACTTAAAATATTTTAATTCCACGGCCGCTGCTACCTACCAGATCAATGCAATACCGGCTACCTATATGATAGATCCTGAAGGAAACATTATGGCAAAAGATTTGAGGGGTAAATCCTTAGAAAGAAAGCTTGCCGAAATATTCGATTAA